A genome region from Carya illinoinensis cultivar Pawnee chromosome 2, C.illinoinensisPawnee_v1, whole genome shotgun sequence includes the following:
- the LOC122301979 gene encoding uncharacterized protein LOC122301979 — MSKCRCSTTILLRKQSSSTVKHSHRTLTIKRLSITALRTRSYWPYFLRSSNSSSYKVQSEWKKFKNSDCSNYNILCTIFAQAVVTGMLHFVSTQEPPPPKKRSSIWRMN, encoded by the exons ATGTCGAAATGTAGATGCTCCACCACAATCTTACTACGGAAGCAGAGCTCCTCCACAGTCAAGCATAGTCACCGAACTCTTACTATCAAGAGATTATCAATCACGGCTCTGAGGACGCGCTCTTATTGG CCATACTTTTTACGCTCATCCAACAGCTCCTCTTACAAG GTCCAATCTGAGTGGAAAAAGTTCAAGAACAGCGATTGTAGCAACTATAACATCCTCTGCACGATTTTTGCTCAGGCAGTCGTAACAGGGATGTTGCATTTTGTCTCAACACAAGAACCCCCCCCTCCAAAGAAGAGGAGCAGCATCTGGAGGATGAATTGA